A genomic window from Halorubrum trapanicum includes:
- a CDS encoding dolichol kinase — protein sequence MTLPDAAWRERVEFERRLVHASGTLYPVPYLLGWISWETTGRLMILSVVVAGVLEALRLSGSVGPLEPLYDALVREYEADGIAGYALYQVGMAAAALTFAPVFAVPAMWMLSVGDPISGGLGENAATEPKRLSVVAAMVFVCFGIAVPYAIPEFGPDPGVIVALAGAIPAAIADGLPPLVRGVAVDDNLTIPPAAAGGMFLAASLIA from the coding sequence GTGACCCTCCCGGACGCCGCGTGGCGCGAGCGCGTGGAGTTCGAGCGGCGGCTCGTCCACGCGAGCGGCACCCTCTACCCGGTCCCGTACCTGCTGGGCTGGATCTCTTGGGAGACGACCGGGCGGCTGATGATCCTCAGCGTCGTCGTCGCGGGGGTCCTCGAAGCGCTGCGGCTCTCCGGCTCCGTGGGCCCGCTCGAACCGCTGTACGACGCGCTCGTCCGCGAGTACGAGGCCGACGGGATCGCGGGCTACGCGCTGTACCAGGTCGGGATGGCCGCGGCCGCGCTTACGTTCGCGCCGGTGTTCGCCGTGCCCGCGATGTGGATGCTCTCGGTCGGCGACCCGATAAGCGGCGGCCTCGGCGAGAACGCGGCGACGGAGCCCAAGCGGCTCTCCGTGGTGGCGGCGATGGTGTTCGTCTGCTTCGGGATCGCCGTCCCGTACGCGATCCCCGAGTTCGGCCCCGACCCCGGCGTGATCGTCGCGCTCGCGGGGGCGATCCCCGCGGCAATCGCCGACGGGCTCCCGCCGCTCGTCCGCGGCGTGGCCGTCGACGACAACCTCACCATCCCGCCGGCGGCCGCGGGCGGAATGTTCCTCGCGGCGTCGCTGATCGCGTAG
- a CDS encoding MoxR family ATPase — protein sequence MDVPEAADACSRVVDEVGGAVVADREFLDRVTLGILARGHVLLEDVPGTGKTLSARSFATALGLEFSRIQFTPDLLPADVTGTNVFDESDGSFSFSPGPIFANVVLADEINRAPPKTQAALLEAMEEGQVTVDGDTHELPSPFYVIATQNPVESEGAFPLPEAQLDRFTIKTSIGYPDEDGELELLRRRAGRVEQSPTVDRVLDPDAVAALREVPESVRVEDDLLRYAASLARATREDRRVEAGVSPRGTQRLFETARAAAVIAGREFVTPDDVKRVAEPTLAHRLVLTPDAAVNDVDERDVIADVLDRVAVPTVEAPEA from the coding sequence ATGGACGTCCCCGAAGCGGCCGACGCCTGTTCCCGCGTCGTCGACGAGGTCGGCGGCGCGGTCGTCGCCGACCGCGAGTTCCTCGACCGCGTCACGCTCGGCATCCTCGCCCGCGGCCACGTCCTCTTAGAGGACGTGCCCGGCACCGGCAAGACCCTCTCCGCGCGCTCGTTCGCGACCGCGCTCGGCTTGGAGTTCTCCCGGATCCAGTTCACCCCGGACCTCCTGCCCGCCGACGTCACCGGGACCAACGTGTTCGACGAAAGCGACGGCTCCTTCTCCTTTTCCCCCGGGCCGATCTTCGCGAACGTCGTGCTCGCCGACGAGATCAACCGCGCGCCGCCGAAGACCCAGGCTGCCCTGCTGGAGGCGATGGAGGAGGGGCAGGTGACCGTTGACGGCGACACCCACGAGCTGCCGAGCCCGTTCTACGTCATCGCGACCCAGAACCCGGTCGAGAGCGAGGGGGCCTTCCCGCTGCCGGAGGCGCAGCTCGACCGGTTCACGATCAAGACCTCGATCGGCTACCCGGATGAGGACGGCGAGTTAGAGCTGCTTCGCCGGCGCGCCGGCCGCGTCGAGCAGTCGCCGACGGTCGACCGCGTCCTCGACCCCGACGCCGTGGCCGCGCTGCGGGAGGTGCCCGAGTCCGTCCGGGTGGAGGACGACCTGCTGCGCTACGCGGCGTCGCTCGCGCGGGCGACCCGCGAGGACCGCCGCGTCGAGGCCGGCGTCTCCCCCCGCGGCACGCAGCGCCTCTTCGAGACCGCCCGCGCGGCGGCGGTGATCGCCGGCCGCGAGTTCGTCACGCCGGACGACGTGAAGCGCGTCGCGGAGCCGACGCTCGCCCACCGGCTCGTGTTGACGCCCGACGCCGCGGTCAACGACGTCGACGAGCGCGACGTGATCGCCGACGTGCTCGACCGGGTCGCGGTGCCGACGGTCGAGGCGCCGGAGGCGTGA
- the pyrE gene encoding orotate phosphoribosyltransferase, with protein sequence MTDDDRRRELIAALTAADAVRFGEFELSHGGTSDYYVDKYLFETDPDALRLVSEAFADRLADTDAKLAGVALGAVPLVAVTAAELGRPYVIARKQAKEYGTGNRIEGRLDDGEEVVVIEDIATTGQSAVDAVEALREAGAAVDRVLVVVDREEGAAELLAEHDVELESLLTATELLAERDDE encoded by the coding sequence ATGACCGACGACGACCGACGACGCGAGCTGATCGCCGCGCTCACCGCGGCCGACGCCGTCCGGTTCGGCGAGTTCGAGCTGTCGCACGGCGGCACGAGCGACTACTACGTGGACAAGTACCTCTTCGAGACCGATCCGGACGCCCTCCGGCTCGTGAGCGAGGCGTTCGCCGACCGCCTCGCGGACACGGACGCGAAGCTGGCGGGCGTCGCGCTGGGCGCGGTGCCGCTGGTGGCCGTCACGGCCGCCGAGCTGGGTCGCCCGTACGTCATCGCGCGAAAGCAGGCGAAGGAGTACGGCACGGGCAACCGGATCGAGGGCCGACTCGACGACGGCGAGGAGGTGGTCGTGATCGAGGACATCGCCACGACGGGGCAGTCGGCGGTCGACGCGGTCGAGGCGCTCCGCGAGGCGGGCGCGGCGGTCGACCGCGTGCTGGTCGTCGTCGACCGCGAGGAGGGCGCCGCGGAGCTGCTCGCCGAGCACGACGTGGAGCTGGAGTCGCTGCTCACGGCGACGGAGCTGCTGGCGGAGCGAGACGACGAGTAG
- a CDS encoding PAS domain-containing protein: MTAESTLHVGEPVDAAWGALPEETRVRRAGDVAGDGDADSGATGRPDADADSDAAAGPERVVVRLCDDDGDLGDDAASELNGGGPGPSGDGGSGPSGGGAANADLAAGSDAVALDRLGAVSDRYPDATVLAYSVRDRPDAGIDASRLGVEYVSGRRLAADGETLADRLAEGSDERRVRERDAEEEPVLEPFIRVVSDRTTDLDEKLDRLLELGRDRLGLSIGYSSRVDGDRLELRRYSDGTGLLDSLGERDLDDDGTIPLELTYCQRTVRSDDVVAFTDPEAAGLGDDPAYEAFGFGSYVGGRVVVDGETYGTLCFLDPERRDRPFDESERLFVELLADWLGRAIERRIAREEREAAVERFEDTLERIDDAFFALDADWRFTYVNEKAASLLDREPDELLGADVWEEFPAAIGEEYEENYRRAMETQEPVSFEDRYEPLDLWTEVTAYPSPDGLSVFFADASERKRRERILERLLGTVERIQRADDREAVADRLIEAADEVLGYEISGVRLYDPETDRLRLVATSDGLGDRFADSRGPRRPGEGLTGGVFETGEPRVEDDLAAVDDGRSYHGMRSVAAVPLGGHGAFIVGAVEPNAFDESDVSVLELLATNAVAAMDAADRRRRLRTYEDALKNVDDMVCVLDGDGAVSYATAPFLAWIGADDLDDVAGEPLDAFVDEADAPRVADAVAALTDAATEAGGTPEPTRTVDLTADRDGDRRPRHGELRLSRLSDRGAGVVGSLSDTTDLRRTRTELSAERDRFRRLFDRIPDPVMEVILEDEETVIDGANPAFETQFGVDEATLRGRSIGALDIHDDRLGDPEERGGVVATDLDSLVRERGFATEEVRRQTVDGTREFLFRGFSYETEGTRRAFGIYTDITDRKRRERYVRIVNRILRHNLRNELNVVFGFAAEIADRTDDDRIREFAERIEATGKRLSGVAEGAATLRRVVENGYVTDPEPIDVGAVVAEVVERHASERADARITADVPEGLAVRGDDRLSIAVDHLVENAVEHGGDAPRVAVSAERDPDAGAVTLRVADDGPGIATAVREVITGDREVTQLRHNTGVGLWIAAWVVEAYGGEIRFDTGIDGEGTTVALVLPAAEGGGPEFADEAER; encoded by the coding sequence ATGACCGCTGAGTCGACGCTTCACGTCGGCGAGCCCGTCGACGCCGCCTGGGGAGCGCTCCCCGAGGAGACGCGCGTCCGCCGAGCGGGCGACGTCGCGGGCGACGGGGACGCGGATTCGGGCGCGACCGGCCGCCCGGACGCGGACGCCGACTCGGACGCGGCCGCCGGTCCGGAGCGCGTCGTCGTCCGACTGTGCGACGACGACGGGGACCTCGGTGACGACGCTGCGTCCGAGCTGAACGGCGGCGGACCCGGACCGAGCGGCGACGGCGGGTCCGGACCGAGCGGCGGGGGCGCCGCGAACGCCGACCTCGCGGCCGGGAGCGACGCGGTCGCGCTCGACCGCCTCGGGGCGGTCAGCGACCGCTACCCGGACGCGACGGTACTCGCCTACTCGGTGCGAGACCGCCCCGACGCCGGCATCGACGCGAGCCGGCTCGGGGTCGAGTACGTCTCCGGGCGGCGGCTCGCGGCCGACGGCGAGACGCTCGCTGACAGGCTGGCCGAGGGATCGGATGAGAGACGCGTGCGTGAGCGGGACGCCGAGGAGGAGCCGGTCCTCGAACCGTTCATCCGGGTCGTCTCGGACCGGACGACCGACCTCGACGAGAAGCTCGACCGGCTGCTGGAGCTGGGCCGCGACCGGCTCGGGCTGTCGATCGGCTACTCCTCGCGGGTCGACGGCGACCGGCTCGAACTCCGGCGGTACAGCGACGGGACGGGGCTGCTGGACTCGCTCGGCGAGCGCGACCTCGACGACGACGGGACGATCCCGCTCGAACTGACCTACTGCCAGCGGACGGTGCGGAGCGACGACGTGGTCGCGTTCACGGACCCCGAGGCCGCGGGCCTCGGGGACGACCCGGCCTACGAGGCGTTCGGCTTCGGCAGCTACGTCGGCGGGCGGGTCGTCGTCGACGGCGAGACGTACGGGACGCTCTGTTTCCTCGACCCCGAGCGCCGCGACCGCCCGTTCGACGAGTCGGAGCGGCTGTTCGTCGAGCTGCTCGCCGACTGGCTGGGACGCGCGATCGAGCGGCGGATCGCCCGCGAGGAGCGCGAGGCGGCGGTCGAGCGGTTCGAGGACACCCTCGAACGGATCGACGACGCGTTCTTCGCGCTCGACGCCGACTGGCGGTTCACCTACGTCAACGAGAAGGCGGCGTCGCTGCTCGACCGCGAGCCGGACGAGCTGCTCGGCGCCGACGTCTGGGAGGAGTTCCCGGCCGCGATCGGCGAGGAGTACGAGGAGAACTACCGCCGGGCGATGGAGACGCAGGAGCCGGTCTCGTTCGAGGACCGCTACGAGCCGCTCGACCTGTGGACCGAGGTGACCGCGTACCCCTCGCCCGACGGGCTCTCCGTGTTCTTCGCGGACGCCTCGGAGCGGAAGCGCCGCGAGCGCATCCTCGAACGGCTCCTCGGCACCGTCGAACGAATCCAGCGCGCCGACGACAGGGAGGCGGTCGCGGACCGGCTGATCGAGGCCGCCGACGAGGTCCTCGGCTACGAGATCAGCGGCGTCCGGCTGTACGATCCCGAGACGGATCGCCTCCGGCTGGTCGCCACGAGCGACGGGCTCGGCGACCGGTTCGCGGACAGCCGCGGGCCGCGCCGCCCCGGCGAGGGGCTCACCGGCGGGGTGTTCGAGACGGGGGAACCGCGGGTGGAAGACGACCTCGCGGCGGTCGACGACGGGCGGTCGTACCACGGGATGCGCTCCGTCGCGGCGGTTCCGCTCGGCGGGCACGGCGCGTTCATCGTCGGCGCCGTCGAGCCGAACGCCTTCGACGAGAGCGACGTCTCAGTCCTCGAACTGCTGGCGACGAACGCGGTCGCCGCGATGGACGCCGCCGACCGCCGCCGCCGGCTCCGCACCTACGAGGACGCGCTCAAGAACGTCGACGACATGGTGTGCGTGCTCGACGGCGACGGCGCCGTCAGCTACGCCACCGCGCCGTTCCTCGCGTGGATCGGCGCCGACGACCTCGACGACGTCGCCGGGGAACCGCTCGACGCGTTCGTCGACGAGGCCGACGCGCCCCGGGTCGCCGACGCGGTCGCGGCGCTCACCGACGCGGCGACCGAGGCCGGCGGGACGCCGGAGCCGACCCGGACGGTCGACCTGACCGCCGACCGCGACGGCGACCGCCGGCCGCGACACGGCGAACTGCGGCTGTCGCGGCTCTCCGACCGCGGGGCCGGCGTCGTCGGGTCGCTGTCCGACACGACCGACCTCCGCCGGACGCGCACGGAGCTGTCCGCCGAGCGCGACCGCTTCCGGCGGCTGTTCGACCGGATCCCGGACCCGGTGATGGAGGTCATCTTAGAGGACGAGGAGACCGTCATCGACGGGGCCAACCCCGCGTTCGAGACGCAGTTCGGCGTGGACGAGGCGACGCTCCGCGGCCGGTCGATCGGCGCGTTGGACATCCACGACGACCGGCTCGGTGACCCCGAGGAGCGCGGCGGGGTCGTGGCGACGGACCTCGACTCGCTGGTCCGCGAACGCGGGTTCGCGACCGAGGAGGTGCGCCGGCAGACCGTCGACGGGACGCGCGAGTTCCTCTTCCGCGGGTTCAGCTACGAGACCGAGGGGACCCGCCGGGCGTTCGGCATCTACACCGACATCACCGACCGGAAGCGCCGCGAGCGGTACGTCCGGATCGTCAACCGGATCCTCAGACACAACCTGCGAAACGAGCTGAACGTCGTGTTCGGCTTCGCCGCCGAGATCGCCGATCGGACCGACGACGATCGAATCCGTGAGTTCGCTGAGCGGATCGAGGCCACCGGCAAGCGGCTGAGCGGCGTCGCCGAGGGAGCCGCCACCCTCCGTCGCGTCGTCGAGAACGGGTACGTCACCGACCCGGAGCCGATCGACGTGGGCGCCGTCGTCGCGGAGGTCGTCGAGCGCCACGCGAGCGAACGCGCGGACGCCCGGATCACCGCCGACGTGCCGGAGGGGCTGGCGGTGCGCGGGGACGACCGCCTCTCGATCGCGGTCGACCACCTCGTGGAGAACGCCGTCGAACACGGGGGCGACGCCCCGCGCGTCGCGGTGAGCGCCGAGCGCGACCCGGACGCCGGGGCGGTGACGCTGCGAGTCGCCGACGACGGACCGGGGATCGCGACCGCGGTTCGGGAGGTGATCACCGGGGACCGCGAGGTGACGCAGCTCCGGCACAACACCGGCGTCGGGCTGTGGATTGCCGCCTGGGTCGTGGAGGCGTACGGCGGCGAGATCCGGTTCGACACCGGGATCGACGGCGAGGGGACGACCGTGGCGCTCGTCCTCCCGGCGGCAGAGGGGGGCGGGCCGGAGTTCGCCGACGAGGCGGAGCGGTAG
- the gatB gene encoding Asp-tRNA(Asn)/Glu-tRNA(Gln) amidotransferase subunit GatB, with protein sequence MSTQAATADRTVVIGLEVHVQLETDTKIFCGCSTEPGDDEAPNTRTCPTCLGLPGALPVLNEAAVEAAVKVGKAIDADIPETTTFHRKNYYYPDLPKNFQLTQYDAPICQSGELEVRVDGEPRAIGITRAHLEEDPGSLQHAGGSIESATHTLVNYNRAGTPLMEIVTEPDFRSPAETRAFLAKLEEVLEYLGVFDPGRDGSLRVDANVSLVPDEHVADDGTIDADALDDVSRAEVKNISSHKGAEQALAYEVTRQENVLRRGREIEQETRHWDEDRGVTVGMRSKEAEKDYRYFREGDLPALEVADWKEQIAIPELPDARRERFREEYGLDREAASKLTSTKAVADFFEDVASEFDPDLAATWVADNLLGELNYREMEITDVEDRLDEFTRLIELVAADELTVKNAEEVVLREMLDEGDDPETVIEREGLGKAESGEVEAAVAAAIDENPDAVADYRDGDEGAINFLVGQVMQATGGSADPGQVNGLLREELDG encoded by the coding sequence ATGAGTACGCAGGCCGCGACGGCGGACCGGACAGTCGTGATCGGGCTGGAGGTCCACGTCCAGCTCGAGACCGACACGAAGATCTTCTGCGGCTGCTCGACGGAGCCCGGAGACGACGAGGCGCCGAACACGCGCACCTGCCCGACCTGCCTCGGGCTGCCGGGCGCGCTCCCCGTCCTCAACGAGGCCGCCGTCGAGGCCGCCGTGAAGGTGGGGAAGGCGATCGACGCCGACATCCCCGAGACGACGACGTTCCACCGGAAGAACTACTACTACCCCGACCTCCCGAAGAACTTCCAGCTCACCCAGTACGACGCGCCGATCTGCCAGTCGGGCGAGTTAGAGGTCCGCGTCGACGGCGAGCCGCGGGCGATCGGGATCACCCGCGCGCACCTCGAAGAGGACCCCGGGAGCCTCCAGCACGCGGGCGGCTCCATCGAGTCGGCGACGCACACCCTCGTCAACTACAACCGCGCCGGCACGCCGCTCATGGAGATCGTCACGGAGCCGGACTTCCGCTCGCCGGCCGAGACGCGCGCGTTCCTCGCGAAGCTGGAGGAGGTCCTCGAATACCTCGGCGTCTTCGACCCCGGCCGCGACGGCAGCCTGCGCGTCGACGCCAACGTCTCCCTCGTCCCCGACGAGCACGTCGCGGACGACGGGACGATCGACGCCGACGCGCTCGACGACGTGAGCCGCGCCGAGGTGAAGAACATCTCCAGTCACAAGGGCGCCGAGCAGGCGCTCGCCTACGAGGTCACCAGACAGGAGAACGTCCTCCGGCGCGGCCGCGAGATCGAACAGGAGACCCGTCACTGGGACGAGGACCGCGGCGTCACCGTCGGGATGCGCTCGAAGGAGGCGGAGAAGGACTACCGCTACTTCCGCGAGGGCGACCTCCCCGCCTTGGAGGTGGCCGACTGGAAGGAGCAGATCGCGATCCCGGAGCTGCCCGACGCCCGCCGCGAGCGCTTCCGCGAGGAGTACGGGCTCGACCGCGAGGCCGCCTCGAAGCTCACCTCCACGAAGGCGGTCGCGGACTTCTTCGAGGACGTGGCGAGCGAGTTCGACCCCGACCTCGCCGCGACGTGGGTCGCCGACAACCTGCTCGGCGAGCTCAACTACCGCGAGATGGAGATCACCGACGTCGAGGACAGGCTCGACGAGTTCACGCGCCTGATCGAACTCGTCGCGGCCGACGAGCTGACCGTCAAGAACGCCGAGGAGGTCGTCCTCCGCGAGATGCTCGACGAGGGCGACGACCCCGAGACCGTCATCGAGCGCGAGGGGCTCGGGAAGGCCGAGAGCGGCGAGGTCGAGGCCGCGGTCGCGGCCGCCATCGACGAGAACCCCGACGCCGTCGCCGACTACCGCGACGGCGACGAGGGCGCGATCAACTTCCTCGTCGGCCAGGTGATGCAGGCGACGGGCGGCAGCGCCGACCCCGGCCAGGTGAACGGCCTGCTCCGCGAGGAGCTGGACGGCTGA
- a CDS encoding ubiquitin-like small modifier protein 2, with the protein MDVTVEVVGEGTAEYSLPADATYDDLIREAGYHPQEASALVDGSPVPGDRVVDAERVRVLRLIKGGATDGDATDGDA; encoded by the coding sequence ATGGACGTGACCGTCGAGGTCGTCGGCGAGGGGACCGCCGAGTACAGCCTCCCCGCCGACGCGACGTACGACGACCTGATCCGCGAGGCGGGCTACCACCCGCAGGAGGCGTCGGCGCTGGTCGACGGCTCGCCGGTCCCGGGCGACCGCGTCGTCGACGCCGAGCGGGTCCGGGTCCTCCGATTGATAAAGGGCGGCGCGACGGACGGCGACGCGACGGACGGCGACGCGTGA
- a CDS encoding GNAT family N-acetyltransferase gives MTDEYDLPGPPGDVTVEPAVPDDRLDVLRILDAAMLETDADAVDDRIAAGDVLVARSTRTGGVVGALVAVRPASDRLHVDAVAVRRARRGRGIGSALVAAAVDRGKSDPAIEAVTARFDADLRAFYEALGFTIRSEEAAGDAADRGSDRLDGKLSVGGRESA, from the coding sequence GTGACCGACGAGTACGATCTCCCCGGCCCGCCCGGCGACGTGACCGTCGAGCCCGCAGTCCCCGACGACCGCCTCGACGTCCTCCGAATTCTCGACGCGGCGATGCTGGAGACCGACGCGGACGCGGTCGACGACCGGATCGCGGCCGGCGACGTCCTCGTCGCGCGCTCGACGCGGACCGGCGGCGTCGTCGGCGCCTTAGTCGCCGTGCGACCCGCCTCGGACCGGCTTCACGTCGACGCCGTCGCCGTCAGGCGGGCGCGACGCGGTCGGGGGATCGGCTCCGCGCTCGTCGCGGCCGCGGTCGACCGAGGTAAATCAGATCCCGCGATCGAGGCCGTCACTGCCCGGTTCGACGCCGATCTGCGGGCGTTCTACGAGGCGCTGGGGTTCACGATCCGGTCGGAGGAAGCGGCGGGAGACGCCGCGGACCGAGGCTCGGATCGCCTCGACGGGAAACTGTCGGTGGGCGGCCGCGAGTCGGCGTGA
- a CDS encoding 23S rRNA (uridine(2552)-2'-O)-methyltransferase, which translates to MSGKDDYYNRSKQQGYRARSAYKLKQLDEEADLLNPGDTVVDLGAAPGGWLQIAAEEVGESGTVVGVDLQRIDEFDDHEVETIRGDMTEERTRHYLREAVGEGGADAVLSDMAPNMTGEYNLDHARSIHLARQAFDAADELLAPGGDFVVKAFQGEDLDAFRDDVSESFQYVRTVSPPASRDASSEVYLVAKGYTTSPVAEGDRVEVTVEEEGDEGDGIAYVEGYTLFVDGDVGETLTVEVTDVKPRFGFAEPVDGDGSDASN; encoded by the coding sequence ATGAGCGGCAAAGACGACTACTACAACCGATCCAAGCAACAGGGGTACCGCGCCCGGTCCGCCTACAAGCTGAAACAGCTCGACGAGGAGGCGGACCTCCTCAACCCCGGCGACACCGTGGTCGACCTCGGCGCCGCGCCCGGCGGGTGGCTTCAGATCGCCGCCGAGGAAGTCGGCGAGTCGGGGACCGTCGTCGGCGTCGACCTCCAGCGCATCGACGAGTTCGACGACCACGAGGTCGAGACGATCCGCGGCGACATGACCGAGGAGCGCACCCGCCACTACCTGCGCGAGGCGGTCGGCGAGGGCGGCGCGGACGCGGTCCTCTCGGACATGGCGCCGAACATGACCGGCGAGTACAACCTCGACCACGCCCGGTCGATCCACCTCGCGCGGCAGGCGTTCGACGCCGCCGACGAGCTGCTCGCCCCCGGCGGCGACTTCGTCGTGAAGGCCTTCCAGGGCGAGGACCTCGACGCCTTCCGCGACGACGTGAGCGAGTCGTTCCAGTACGTGCGGACCGTCTCGCCGCCCGCCTCGCGGGACGCCTCCTCGGAGGTGTACCTCGTCGCGAAGGGGTACACGACCTCGCCGGTCGCCGAGGGTGACCGCGTCGAGGTGACGGTCGAGGAGGAGGGCGACGAGGGCGACGGCATCGCCTACGTCGAGGGGTACACGCTGTTCGTCGACGGCGACGTGGGCGAGACGCTGACGGTCGAGGTCACCGACGTCAAGCCGCGGTTCGGCTTCGCCGAGCCCGTCGACGGGGACGGCTCGGACGCGTCGAACTGA